Within Telopea speciosissima isolate NSW1024214 ecotype Mountain lineage chromosome 8, Tspe_v1, whole genome shotgun sequence, the genomic segment AGAATTGTTTTTAGTTGAGAAACAAATTGCTcctcagatttttatttttttaaaaagatctGCACCTCAGATGTGTCCTGTATATCATTTTTCGAATAACAAAATGACATTAGATTATTAGTATTCTCCTTCGTTATTTGGGTAAAACATTGAATTAGTATAATTGAATTTGTTTCTTGCTTATGATGGAACCTATGATTCAGTTGCACTGTTGGAATTggatttgtttttcattttttttgttctttgaatCCATCCATTATTTGTGAtccattaaatttttattatatacCTTTGTTAATACAGTTTATTTAGGTAGGTGAGTCTTTGGCTCAAACGGAAGAGCACGTGGGGTTACACCCatgggatggtggttcgagtccaccagGACTCAAGATTCAAGAacaatttttcctttcatttttgttGTCTGTAGCTTTTCCCCCCTTTCTCCATTATTTTGAAGTAATCTGTTTGATCAATCTTATTGCATGTAATGGATCCACTATCAAGTGTTTAATGCCCAAGAATACTTAACTTTGATCCACTGTGTTCAATGGTTTTCTTTGATCTATCTCAAGTACCCTGCAGCCAGATTGGATACCTTGTATTCTCCATGTATCATTGTATAAGATGCTCTGTAAAATATGATTCAGCAGACCCTACTCTGTCCTTGAGTTACTACATCAGTAATATTGAATCCTCAGCTGGTTGATCCCTTATTACCAACCCTTATCCATGTTGTTTGTTGCATTATTTGCAAAGTTTAGGGCTCCCCGGAACAAGATGttcaattttgggtttaaacacTGGTACAACATATTATGTAATTGTGTGGATCTATTGCATTCAATGGTTTTCTCTGATCTATCTTAAGCATTACTTCTTTGAACATTATCCTGAAAAGATTCAGCACACAAACCAATCTATAAATCGGGTTCAACATTGTGAGGATGATCATTACATGTAAGAAGCTTATTCACTTGAGcaattttgtaatccttgtaATTTTTTGCAATGAATCGACTAAGCTGGCTGCCACGGGCATGAGGTAAAACAAAGACAGACTTAAGAAGAAAATCTGGATTAATTGCAGAAACCTCTCAGCAGGGAAGGGggagaagggggaaggggaaggagagacctgaattggatttcatttttttagCATAGAAACACCTTCTCCAGCCACTGCTTTGTTCTCAAATCTCAAGAATGTTTGCTTTTCTTAAGTACTATTTGCTTGAATGAATTGGGTCTTATCTTAGTGGGAGTAATGGGTAATCTTTTCTGTTCAGTTCcttcaaattaaaacaaaatttaagtTGGTTTTCTCTCAAAGGCAGGAAAGTATGCTTTTTCTTAGCTTACCCTGAGGGGTTTTGGTTTTCATATTAGAAAGATGAGACCAAGGACGACTCTCTAGTCCTTCCCAGCTACTCATCCTCAGATGTCTTGGTTTCAGTCtcaaatcaaggaaaaagaTGATACTTGTAACTTTCCACCTGatatttctcctctttcttcttattcctcATTCAGATCTCCTCATAGTAGTAATGATCAGAATGGATCAACCCCATCATCATCTGGTAGAAGAATCAGTCTAATTGTTCTTTTAATCATAGTTATTCTAGCTGTTATATTCTTCATATCTGGTCTGCTCCACCTGCTCGTTATATTCCTCATAAAGAAACCATCTTCCTCATCAACTTCTCAGTCTAATAGGTACCTAGATTTGTCTGGCTCTGATGCTCTACAAAGACAGTTACAACAGTTATTCCATCTCCATGACTCGGGTCTAGATCAAGCTTTCATATATGCTCTCCTTGTTTTCCCCTACAAAGAGAAAATGGGTCTAAAAGAACCCTTCAATTGTGCTGTTTGCCTCTGTGAATTTTCAAAACAAGACCAACTTAGATTGCTTCCCATACGTCGCCATGCTTTTCACATCAACTGTATAGACACTTGGCTCCTGCCAAACTCAACATGCCCTCTTTGCAGAGGAACCCTCTTCACCTTTGGCCTTTCTATTGAAAACCCAATTTTTGAATTTGATGATCCAATGGAGGAGGATGGGATTCCCACCGATAGAGAGGATAGGTTCCTTCTCTGCGCTTCACTTAGGATTTCTCAAATAGAAGGGAAAGAGGGTAagagaaaagatagaaaatggGAAACACGATTTTCGCCTTAGGGTTTGTGAAATGGGAGGgaaatagggaaagagaat encodes:
- the LOC122671145 gene encoding RING-H2 finger protein ATL46-like; the encoded protein is MSWFQSQIKEKDDTCNFPPDISPLSSYSSFRSPHSSNDQNGSTPSSSGRRISLIVLLIIVILAVIFFISGLLHLLVIFLIKKPSSSSTSQSNRYLDLSGSDALQRQLQQLFHLHDSGLDQAFIYALLVFPYKEKMGLKEPFNCAVCLCEFSKQDQLRLLPIRRHAFHINCIDTWLLPNSTCPLCRGTLFTFGLSIENPIFEFDDPMEEDGIPTDREDRFLLCASLRISQIEGKEGKRKDRKWETRFSP